One Halorientalis litorea DNA segment encodes these proteins:
- a CDS encoding Gfo/Idh/MocA family protein — protein MVLRTAVIGAGVVATNGHLPNLNRNPRVDLVAVCDMNQSRADSAAREHEIRAYYDVEELLENEHLDWVHICTPVQTHVEIATTVINAGIPVLIQKPITLTVDELDQLAALSEENDVLLTPVHNQVFNPTVREVSERISDGEIGEIRGIDTIYTAEGVPDETPRGDWVFDLPGGELEEGLPHPLYLTLLFGGFPRDEKSIGVVKRAVREYPAGIEYDGAQVQYITEGNSLCSIKVLAETPENQRVFVHGTKKSLLIDILSMTVIERSTNSAGRDPKNLAFNAVNDSTRIIGSLAKNAMNFGKEIYDNKFDSHREDAMGAHYYLFNETAKAIEEGKGSPVSIEQARWTIRLMEQIRDA, from the coding sequence ATGGTTCTCCGGACGGCAGTAATTGGTGCCGGTGTCGTCGCGACGAATGGTCATTTGCCCAACTTGAACCGGAATCCTCGCGTTGATTTGGTCGCTGTGTGTGATATGAATCAGTCACGGGCAGATTCAGCGGCACGCGAACATGAAATTCGCGCTTATTATGATGTTGAGGAACTCCTCGAGAACGAACACCTTGATTGGGTGCATATATGTACGCCCGTCCAGACTCACGTAGAGATAGCCACAACTGTAATAAATGCTGGAATTCCTGTTCTCATTCAAAAACCAATAACTCTAACTGTCGATGAACTAGATCAGCTGGCGGCCCTATCTGAGGAAAATGATGTTTTGCTGACTCCAGTCCACAACCAGGTATTCAATCCGACGGTTAGGGAGGTTAGTGAACGCATTTCAGATGGTGAAATTGGTGAAATCCGTGGTATAGATACTATTTATACTGCAGAAGGTGTACCGGATGAAACTCCTCGAGGCGATTGGGTATTTGATCTTCCAGGAGGCGAGTTAGAAGAGGGTCTTCCCCACCCATTGTACCTAACATTGCTATTCGGCGGGTTTCCCCGAGACGAGAAATCCATTGGTGTGGTTAAACGGGCCGTTCGTGAATACCCCGCAGGAATTGAATACGATGGAGCCCAGGTCCAATATATAACTGAAGGCAATTCTCTTTGTAGTATTAAAGTCTTGGCTGAAACACCAGAAAACCAGCGGGTTTTCGTTCACGGCACAAAAAAATCTCTTTTAATTGATATTCTTTCGATGACTGTCATTGAAAGAAGTACCAACAGTGCCGGCCGCGATCCAAAAAACCTCGCGTTTAATGCAGTAAATGACTCAACGCGCATCATTGGTAGTCTTGCAAAGAATGCTATGAATTTTGGAAAGGAAATTTACGATAATAAGTTTGATTCGCACCGCGAAGACGCGATGGGAGCCCACTATTACCTGTTCAATGAAACAGCAAAGGCTATCGAAGAGGGCAAAGGTTCTCCCGTCTCAATTGAACAGGCAAGATGGACGATACGGCTTATGGAACAAATTCGTGATGCCTGA
- a CDS encoding glycosyltransferase family 4 protein: MTVGIYIGSAHDTTSQYIEKQLISWGEHLQDFEVDVFGSANLPESATEYFTQYKTSTQEYRTPYLKVLATYRECLEYIKNQNPDALIQLRNFTTHGAGVSLAGQRVDLPILTRYTGDHFNAYKGAKFVLRPHVYFLHNYIGRIPIRLSDHTIALGPFGKSELRRHGQPEENITILPPSPDTEGRFSPPDNKQNYKQKLDFPTNRTIILYVGKFIKRKGMPFFEEVVDQVTANRNVQFVIVGQGSYADHFREKYDDDTVRVEGYVDYRRIDQYYKAADIYIHPSPFEGIPLVVLEALSCGVPVVARDAGDVEFVTGTTYDDVDSMAEAIINETPTNRWENKQYFSSEYQKETLQTLVTDLLDRSN; this comes from the coding sequence ATGACGGTTGGAATATATATTGGGTCAGCTCACGATACGACGTCACAATACATAGAAAAACAGCTCATATCGTGGGGTGAACACCTACAAGACTTTGAGGTTGATGTGTTCGGGAGTGCTAACCTTCCAGAATCAGCCACAGAGTACTTCACGCAATACAAAACCAGTACTCAAGAGTACAGAACTCCGTACTTGAAAGTTTTAGCGACGTATCGCGAGTGTCTAGAGTATATAAAAAATCAAAACCCGGACGCACTCATCCAACTTCGGAATTTCACGACACACGGAGCTGGCGTTTCATTAGCGGGTCAACGAGTTGATCTTCCTATTCTCACCCGGTATACAGGCGATCATTTCAACGCCTACAAAGGAGCGAAGTTCGTCCTTCGACCACATGTATATTTTCTCCACAACTATATCGGTCGAATCCCCATTCGGCTATCAGATCACACTATCGCACTCGGTCCCTTTGGAAAATCCGAATTACGACGGCACGGACAACCAGAGGAAAATATCACTATTTTACCTCCGTCTCCTGATACAGAAGGGCGATTTAGTCCTCCTGATAATAAACAAAACTATAAGCAAAAACTTGATTTTCCAACTAACAGAACTATTATTCTATATGTTGGTAAGTTCATCAAACGAAAAGGAATGCCGTTCTTTGAAGAAGTAGTTGATCAAGTAACAGCAAATCGTAATGTACAGTTTGTTATAGTTGGACAGGGTTCGTACGCAGATCACTTTCGGGAAAAATACGATGATGATACGGTTCGCGTTGAAGGATATGTGGATTACCGCCGAATTGATCAATATTATAAAGCAGCAGACATATATATTCATCCATCACCGTTTGAAGGAATTCCTCTCGTAGTTCTTGAGGCGTTAAGTTGTGGGGTCCCAGTTGTTGCTCGAGATGCTGGAGATGTTGAATTTGTGACTGGAACTACCTACGATGACGTTGACAGCATGGCTGAGGCAATTATTAACGAAACGCCCACAAATAGATGGGAGAACAAACAGTACTTTTCGTCAGAATACCAGAAAGAAACTCTTCAAACACTTGTCACCGACCTTCTGGATAGATCGAATTGA
- a CDS encoding flippase produces MDDDTDTFKQLVQGTAFVFVGNIVGLGATFLTRIIAANQLAPSGYGLVVLGASIINIVSIGVLLGLPAALGQRLPRVDDKPGLFRDTLLIAMPLATATALVLGLYADTVSALLNEPGFTPVLVVFAVSLPFFVLMKLVVAGFRGLESALGRVVVQNLGHQGLKAVGVIGFALLGLGPLVIAIGWAGAFVLAGLSGLVYLHIRTNLVAGARWRVRPDPVRTRSILSFSLPLVLSSGVVLMLQYGDNFLLAYFRNSNAVGIYDAAYTLGRTLLIFLATFKFLFVPMISRLHEAEDRSEMGQLYRLVTKWVVFVTFPVFFVFVLFPTTSLELLFRTEYTVGSTALVVLSIGFFVHILMGLNAGALVAMGYSKAILYGNIMSFGSNVALNLVLIPEFGLVGAALASAGSYTVMNGFYQYNLVRFGRINPFPKSVLLPLGSSFVLFGIPSVMYGSVISSTLPRFFGFISFFGVLYLGLIVTFGFDADDIDFILSAVDQTPIPTAPVRSILEALNRK; encoded by the coding sequence ATGGATGACGACACCGACACGTTCAAACAGCTTGTCCAAGGTACCGCGTTTGTTTTCGTCGGTAATATTGTCGGCCTCGGTGCAACGTTTTTGACTCGTATCATCGCAGCGAATCAGCTTGCTCCCAGCGGGTACGGACTTGTCGTACTCGGTGCTTCAATCATCAATATCGTCTCAATCGGTGTCCTACTCGGACTTCCAGCAGCACTGGGACAGCGACTGCCACGCGTTGACGACAAACCGGGGCTTTTTCGAGACACCCTGCTTATTGCGATGCCGCTCGCGACGGCAACCGCACTGGTCCTCGGGTTGTACGCCGACACTGTGTCTGCATTATTAAACGAACCGGGGTTTACGCCTGTGCTGGTCGTGTTCGCGGTCTCGTTACCGTTTTTTGTGCTTATGAAACTGGTTGTGGCAGGTTTCCGAGGGCTCGAATCGGCACTCGGCCGAGTCGTTGTACAAAACCTCGGTCACCAAGGGCTGAAAGCGGTCGGTGTGATTGGCTTTGCACTCTTGGGCCTTGGCCCGCTCGTCATCGCGATTGGCTGGGCTGGGGCGTTTGTCCTCGCCGGGCTGAGCGGTCTCGTCTACCTACATATCCGGACTAATCTTGTGGCGGGCGCACGCTGGCGAGTTCGCCCGGACCCGGTGCGAACCCGATCGATTCTTTCGTTTTCGTTACCGCTTGTCCTCTCCAGCGGCGTTGTGTTGATGTTACAGTACGGCGATAATTTCCTCCTCGCCTACTTCAGAAATAGCAACGCGGTCGGAATCTACGACGCTGCGTACACGCTTGGACGGACGCTGCTGATTTTTCTGGCTACGTTCAAATTCCTCTTTGTCCCGATGATCTCGAGGTTACACGAGGCCGAGGACAGATCAGAGATGGGGCAGCTGTATCGACTCGTCACGAAGTGGGTCGTGTTTGTAACCTTCCCTGTGTTTTTTGTGTTCGTTTTGTTCCCCACCACGTCACTCGAATTGCTGTTCCGGACCGAGTACACTGTCGGTAGCACTGCTTTAGTCGTCCTCAGCATTGGATTTTTTGTTCATATTTTAATGGGTCTGAATGCCGGAGCGCTCGTTGCGATGGGCTACTCAAAGGCCATTCTCTACGGAAATATCATGTCTTTCGGTTCCAACGTGGCTTTGAACCTGGTCCTCATTCCCGAATTTGGGTTGGTTGGTGCTGCGCTCGCTTCTGCCGGTTCCTACACCGTGATGAACGGATTTTATCAGTATAATCTCGTCCGTTTCGGACGGATCAACCCCTTTCCGAAGTCAGTCCTGTTGCCGCTGGGTTCGAGTTTCGTGCTCTTCGGCATCCCGTCGGTGATGTACGGGTCGGTAATCTCATCGACCTTGCCGCGGTTTTTCGGATTCATATCTTTCTTTGGTGTCTTGTATCTCGGCCTCATCGTCACCTTCGGGTTCGACGCTGACGATATCGATTTCATCTTGTCCGCCGTCGATCAGACACCTATCCCGACGGCACCCGTTCGCTCCATACTCGAAGCCCTGAACCGGAAGTAG
- a CDS encoding glycosyltransferase family 4 protein yields the protein MRVLNITGSVSPDNVDASINRFDQYFRDHAVTTMIFGEHDRRVARHFERQEMDFVFLGEGMLTPQLKALRYIFANRNEFDVAHVYGSPQVFGTLPTAISNVVDIPMIIRFNGYKNPDSELKRRLTRFLEFYLLKRSDASVFISNEQKREVLQSLSIDSPESVRVIPPGIDQKWFDPASSSDASSVRSEYDIEDNDRVIGAVLNPRPVKRLDRAMDILKETRHRMDDDVYLVVIGDSDYVTNVQRYASRIGVAENVIWPGRKATDELAAWYSAFDVTILTSERESFGMSISESYLCETPCVVYDVGGMVDQVIDGETGFRIEPYEIDVFADNLIRLLEDSDMNEAFGKKGQEYVRENFTYSSVSEQYRTLVTALSNHSALGCRHHDSE from the coding sequence ATGAGGGTATTGAATATTACCGGCTCGGTCTCGCCGGATAATGTCGACGCGTCTATCAACCGTTTCGACCAGTATTTTCGTGACCATGCGGTCACCACGATGATCTTTGGCGAGCACGACCGACGAGTTGCTCGACATTTCGAGCGTCAGGAGATGGACTTCGTGTTCTTGGGGGAAGGTATGCTAACGCCCCAACTCAAGGCTCTTAGATATATTTTCGCCAACCGCAACGAATTTGATGTCGCACACGTTTACGGGTCACCGCAAGTCTTCGGGACGCTTCCGACTGCAATCTCGAACGTGGTCGACATACCGATGATTATCAGATTCAATGGGTACAAGAATCCAGATTCGGAACTGAAACGACGACTGACACGCTTTTTAGAGTTCTATCTGTTAAAACGGAGCGACGCTAGCGTTTTCATCTCGAATGAACAAAAACGGGAAGTCCTGCAGTCTCTGAGCATCGACTCCCCGGAGTCCGTCCGAGTGATTCCGCCTGGAATCGATCAGAAGTGGTTTGATCCCGCCTCATCGTCCGACGCGAGTTCCGTTCGTAGTGAGTACGATATCGAGGATAACGATCGCGTTATCGGAGCTGTACTCAACCCCCGCCCAGTCAAGCGACTAGACAGAGCGATGGATATACTGAAAGAAACTCGGCACCGGATGGATGACGACGTCTATCTCGTCGTCATTGGCGATAGTGACTACGTGACTAACGTTCAGCGGTACGCATCTCGTATCGGCGTTGCGGAGAACGTCATCTGGCCCGGTCGTAAAGCCACTGACGAACTGGCTGCGTGGTATTCTGCATTCGATGTAACGATACTCACCTCCGAGCGCGAGAGTTTTGGGATGAGTATCTCTGAGTCATATCTCTGTGAGACGCCGTGTGTCGTATACGACGTCGGTGGCATGGTTGATCAAGTCATAGACGGGGAGACCGGATTCCGAATCGAACCGTACGAGATTGACGTGTTTGCTGACAATCTCATTAGACTCCTAGAAGACAGTGACATGAACGAGGCGTTCGGCAAGAAAGGACAGGAGTACGTTCGAGAGAACTTCACATACAGCTCAGTTTCTGAGCAGTATCGAACCTTGGTAACTGCCCTGTCAAACCACTCCGCTCTGGGTTGTCGACATCACGATTCGGAATGA
- a CDS encoding formyltransferase family protein: protein MTDDSTPLQVGLLCDGRHVQRWVARTLDHMLTHTDAEISVIVVNTFKGQSESRSSGKVLSEVLDNGLWTLVVGTRKLANALGHPPEYIEKHKRDIPLSEVDGIDQTSVVETEPVDTDGFGKELPDEVVDMLAEETDVVVRFGFGFLKGRILEAPEHGALSFHGGDLREYRGKPPGFWEFMNDKSHGGFVLQRITEKLDGGQIVTMKTVDLSDARTWQEVKLRLYDASEDMLTDGIRNISDPDFEPADPESLGNVYSTPSGRVVVSYLLKNSLGRVRGLM, encoded by the coding sequence ATGACCGATGACAGTACGCCACTGCAGGTCGGACTCCTCTGCGATGGACGCCACGTCCAGCGATGGGTCGCCCGCACATTGGACCATATGCTAACCCATACCGATGCCGAAATCAGTGTTATCGTTGTCAACACGTTCAAAGGCCAGAGTGAATCACGGTCTAGTGGAAAAGTACTTTCGGAGGTGTTGGACAACGGTCTCTGGACCCTCGTTGTCGGAACTAGGAAACTAGCCAACGCGTTGGGCCACCCGCCAGAGTATATCGAGAAACACAAACGCGACATCCCTCTCTCAGAAGTGGACGGAATCGACCAGACGTCGGTCGTGGAAACGGAGCCAGTAGACACCGACGGGTTCGGGAAAGAATTGCCAGACGAGGTCGTGGACATGCTCGCAGAAGAGACCGACGTTGTCGTGAGGTTCGGATTCGGGTTTCTGAAGGGGCGTATTCTTGAAGCACCTGAACATGGTGCCCTGAGTTTTCATGGGGGTGACCTGCGTGAATACCGCGGGAAACCACCGGGATTCTGGGAGTTTATGAACGACAAATCCCATGGAGGGTTTGTACTTCAGCGGATAACGGAAAAACTAGATGGTGGTCAGATCGTGACGATGAAAACAGTCGACTTATCGGACGCTAGAACGTGGCAAGAGGTCAAGTTACGACTGTATGATGCCTCCGAAGATATGTTAACTGACGGAATCCGGAATATCAGTGATCCGGATTTTGAACCAGCTGATCCGGAATCACTTGGGAACGTCTACTCGACACCGAGTGGAAGGGTAGTGGTTTCATATCTCCTGAAAAACTCTCTCGGTAGAGTGAGGGGACTGATGTAG